The proteins below are encoded in one region of Chitinophagales bacterium:
- a CDS encoding ScyD/ScyE family protein produces MKTNFFTIIVFALIASVSFNDTKAQTITTLASGFNSPIGITRDLKGNLWINEPGTGNNDSRVSLVKTSGKVFTAITGLPSFKDTAVGETDGTWRSYFLPDGRVLVVSGGGNDVNAASLLYFDFKGWTPGVDSPKTVADARSVIHIGEFLIKNGFTDTNPFDVAWDSAGNIFVSDAAANAVLKVDQNDSISVVAVFDPIPNNYTPFPPFIDPVPTVIKWNPAGGFYLSYLTGFPFVPGIASVVNLNENGDTSTYASNLTQVVDMQVDSITGKVYVLQFGLYDTSFNPIPGSAQIIRIDSGGNHTIVQGFGPSAGMVTDGEGGFYVTSLITGEILHIADIATGVSSVNSTSRFNIIASPNPFSEVTTIQFNITNTSDVKFSVVNIMGEEVFSQNKGSYTAGSHNFLWNGKGTGERSLTPGMYFIKLITNEGIQTSGIIKN; encoded by the coding sequence ATGAAAACAAATTTTTTTACAATTATAGTTTTTGCTCTAATTGCCTCAGTTTCATTTAATGATACAAAGGCTCAAACAATTACCACACTTGCTTCGGGGTTCAATTCCCCTATTGGCATTACAAGAGATTTAAAAGGTAACCTTTGGATAAACGAACCTGGTACAGGGAACAATGATAGCAGGGTTTCCCTCGTAAAAACAAGCGGGAAAGTCTTTACCGCCATTACTGGTTTACCCTCATTTAAGGATACTGCAGTAGGAGAAACAGATGGCACCTGGCGCAGCTATTTTTTACCGGACGGCCGGGTATTAGTAGTGTCTGGCGGGGGTAATGATGTAAACGCCGCATCCCTGTTATATTTCGATTTTAAAGGATGGACTCCCGGTGTTGACTCACCAAAAACAGTAGCGGATGCACGCAGTGTAATTCATATTGGTGAATTTTTAATTAAGAATGGATTTACAGATACGAATCCTTTTGATGTTGCCTGGGATTCTGCCGGGAATATATTTGTTTCTGATGCAGCAGCAAATGCTGTTCTGAAAGTGGATCAAAATGATTCCATTTCTGTTGTTGCAGTGTTTGACCCTATTCCTAATAATTATACTCCGTTTCCTCCTTTTATTGATCCGGTTCCAACCGTTATTAAATGGAATCCGGCCGGAGGCTTTTATCTGAGTTATTTAACAGGATTCCCTTTCGTACCCGGCATAGCGAGTGTAGTTAATTTAAATGAAAATGGAGATACTTCAACGTATGCGAGCAACCTGACCCAAGTAGTGGACATGCAGGTTGATTCTATTACTGGTAAAGTGTACGTTCTTCAATTTGGATTATATGATACCAGTTTTAACCCGATACCAGGTTCCGCTCAAATTATCCGTATTGATAGTGGCGGTAACCACACTATTGTACAGGGCTTTGGTCCCTCTGCCGGAATGGTAACTGATGGTGAAGGTGGATTTTATGTCACCTCTTTAATAACCGGAGAAATTTTGCACATTGCGGATATCGCTACCGGTGTTTCCAGCGTAAATTCTACCTCTCGTTTTAATATTATTGCTTCTCCAAACCCTTTCAGCGAGGTCACAACCATTCAATTTAATATCACTAATACTTCGGATGTTAAATTTTCGGTTGTTAATATAATGGGGGAAGAAGTGTTTTCACAAAACAAAGGATCATATACAGCAGGAAGCCATAACTTTTTATGGAATGGTAAAGGTACCGGTGAAAGAAGTTTAACACCTGGAATGTATTTTATTAAATTAATTACAAATGAAGGAATTCAAACTTCCGGAATTATTAAGAACTAA
- a CDS encoding saccharopine dehydrogenase NADP-binding domain-containing protein, which produces MKNILVLGAGRSSTVLITYLLDHSMEWNAKITVGDLSLKLAASKVGNHPNGNAIYFNANDEKGRKDIIQNKDIIVSLLPPALHLAVAKDCIEFKKQMVTASYVTPEMQMLDSAAKENGLLFMCEMGLDPGIDHMSAMKMIHKVKDNEGIISSFKSGTGGLVAPESDNNPWHYKITWNPQNVVMAGKGTAQYLENGKKKLVPYHRLFTETGKFKIKNYGKFESYPNRDSLAYISKYELNGIKTLLRTTLRKQGYSAAWNAVVQLGLTDDSYSLHDLNTISYGEWLSGYLPENTKWKDAPLQERTAKFLGVKQEGRIIKRLKWLGLFSREKIPLSEATPAKVMEDLIIKKWAMLDDENDMIVMRHELKYYLQKKEHELVSTMILPGENSHRTAMAKTVGLPLGIMVKLLIQQKIVLTGVHIPVMAEIYEPVLQELQEYGIEFTEKETY; this is translated from the coding sequence ATGAAAAATATTCTCGTGCTGGGAGCCGGTCGTTCCTCGACCGTGCTAATTACCTACCTGCTTGACCATTCAATGGAATGGAATGCGAAAATTACGGTAGGAGATCTGTCATTGAAGTTAGCAGCATCTAAGGTAGGTAATCATCCAAACGGTAATGCCATTTATTTTAATGCTAATGACGAGAAGGGGAGAAAGGACATTATTCAAAACAAGGATATTATCGTATCACTGCTTCCCCCTGCTTTGCATTTAGCCGTTGCAAAAGATTGTATTGAGTTCAAAAAACAAATGGTTACAGCATCATATGTTACTCCGGAAATGCAAATGCTGGATAGTGCAGCAAAGGAGAATGGATTGTTATTTATGTGTGAAATGGGTCTTGATCCGGGCATTGATCATATGAGTGCTATGAAAATGATCCATAAGGTAAAAGATAATGAAGGAATTATTTCATCTTTTAAATCAGGAACAGGTGGATTGGTAGCGCCGGAATCCGATAATAATCCATGGCATTATAAAATCACATGGAACCCGCAAAATGTGGTGATGGCAGGAAAAGGTACAGCGCAATATCTTGAAAACGGAAAAAAGAAATTGGTACCCTATCATCGATTATTTACAGAAACAGGGAAATTTAAAATTAAAAATTATGGAAAATTTGAGTCGTATCCCAACCGTGATTCCCTGGCTTATATTTCTAAATATGAGTTAAATGGAATTAAAACACTGCTCAGAACTACGTTGCGTAAGCAAGGCTATAGTGCCGCATGGAATGCAGTAGTGCAATTAGGTTTAACGGATGACAGCTATAGTCTTCATGATCTGAATACTATCTCCTATGGAGAATGGCTATCAGGTTATCTTCCCGAAAACACAAAATGGAAAGATGCTCCATTGCAGGAACGGACAGCAAAATTTTTAGGTGTTAAGCAAGAAGGGAGAATTATAAAAAGGCTGAAATGGCTCGGATTATTCAGCCGTGAGAAAATACCTTTAAGTGAGGCTACTCCGGCCAAGGTGATGGAGGATTTAATCATTAAAAAATGGGCAATGCTGGACGATGAGAACGATATGATAGTGATGCGGCATGAATTGAAGTATTATTTACAGAAAAAAGAACATGAGCTGGTGAGTACAATGATTTTACCAGGTGAGAACTCCCACCGCACAGCGATGGCAAAAACAGTGGGATTGCCTCTTGGCATTATGGTTAAGCTTCTCATACAGCAGAAGATTGTATTAACCGGTGTTCACATTCCTGTAATGGCGGAAATTTATGAGCCTGTTTTGCAGGAATTGCAGGAATATGGAATAGAGTTTACTGAGAAGGAAACTTATTAA
- a CDS encoding OmpH family outer membrane protein, whose product MKFLSYLFMAMLLSGAISCQAQTPKLGHINSADLLAAMPEVKKADSSLQGYQKTLEDQNQTMLTEYQQKVQDFQKSGQSWTDAVKEVKQSEIQDLQGRIQDFQQTAQDKLQTKKQEIYAPILKKAEDTIKQVAKDNNYSYVFDTSAGAVVYFPDTDDLMTLVKKKLGLK is encoded by the coding sequence ATGAAGTTTCTTTCTTATCTTTTTATGGCAATGCTTCTGTCAGGAGCTATCTCTTGCCAGGCTCAAACGCCAAAACTGGGACATATTAATTCGGCTGACTTATTAGCTGCAATGCCGGAAGTAAAAAAAGCAGATTCTTCTTTGCAAGGGTATCAGAAAACCCTGGAAGACCAGAATCAAACCATGTTAACTGAATATCAGCAAAAGGTTCAGGATTTTCAAAAAAGCGGGCAATCATGGACTGATGCAGTTAAGGAGGTAAAGCAATCCGAGATTCAGGATCTTCAAGGTCGCATCCAGGATTTTCAACAGACCGCTCAGGACAAACTGCAAACCAAAAAGCAGGAAATCTATGCACCTATATTGAAAAAGGCTGAAGACACTATTAAACAGGTGGCTAAAGACAATAATTACAGCTATGTGTTTGATACCAGTGCGGGTGCGGTAGTCTATTTTCCGGATACGGATGATTTAATGACTCTGGTTAAGAAAAAATTAGGTTTAAAATAA
- a CDS encoding OmpH family outer membrane protein codes for MKKILSICLILLLSACSLFAQRLAYVDIDYVLKNIPEYSNAQKQLDDIAGVWQKEIDDKYIEIDKLYKSLQAEEVLLTDDMKQERQKEIDNKEKAAKDLQRHRFGYQGDLFKKRQELIQPVQDRVYDAIQKIANTKSYDFVLDKSSGTVVLFASSKLNISDQVLQSLGYSANNRGDKHNTSNESNTKSTGKPGTKETQPTPVNENTDQINSTVNPSGTPVNGNPSYNPSATDQNNTLPQTTPQNNTTNPTPPKNPPPKNTPPKGN; via the coding sequence ATGAAAAAAATTTTGTCAATATGCCTGATACTGTTGCTTAGTGCCTGCTCCCTCTTTGCGCAACGTCTTGCTTATGTTGATATTGATTATGTTTTGAAAAATATTCCTGAATACAGTAATGCTCAGAAGCAACTCGATGATATTGCAGGCGTCTGGCAGAAAGAGATTGATGACAAGTACATAGAGATCGATAAGCTGTACAAATCATTGCAGGCAGAAGAAGTTTTACTCACCGATGATATGAAACAGGAGCGGCAAAAAGAAATCGATAATAAGGAAAAAGCAGCGAAAGATCTGCAAAGACATCGTTTCGGATACCAGGGTGATCTTTTTAAAAAAAGACAGGAGCTTATTCAACCCGTTCAGGATAGAGTTTATGATGCCATTCAAAAAATTGCCAATACTAAATCTTATGATTTTGTTCTTGATAAATCAAGTGGTACTGTGGTTCTTTTTGCCAGTTCAAAATTGAACATCAGTGATCAGGTACTTCAGTCATTAGGCTATTCAGCGAATAATAGAGGAGATAAGCACAATACTTCCAACGAAAGCAATACCAAATCAACCGGCAAACCAGGTACAAAGGAAACGCAACCGACCCCAGTTAACGAAAATACCGATCAGATTAATTCAACTGTTAATCCGTCAGGTACGCCTGTAAATGGCAATCCTTCTTATAACCCATCTGCAACAGATCAAAACAATACTCTTCCACAAACTACCCCCCAAAATAATACTACCAATCCAACCCCACCGAAAAATCCACCTCCAAAAAACACACCACCGAAGGGGAATTGA
- a CDS encoding dienelactone hydrolase family protein → MYQIWIAFTVSFLVSVSGYAQQKSCCSLPAATSRFASFGSDQKFLSAHESPIPLDYNARGRMITFSTPDGKTGNAYLVSAISNTSNSYLFVFHEWWGLNDYVKRMSDLYSDSLKNVNIIALDLYDGKVATDAEEAGKLMNGLNENRVKAIIDGAILYAGKDSKIATIGWCMGGGWSLQGALAAGRHEAGCIMFYGMPDNDVNKLKTLNSDVLFIWADKDQWINEKVKDEFVKNMQAAGKKLTVKEYNEDHAFANPSNPHYNQANAASAQHISINYLRSCFQ, encoded by the coding sequence ATGTATCAAATCTGGATTGCGTTTACGGTAAGTTTTTTAGTATCAGTTAGCGGTTATGCACAGCAAAAATCCTGTTGCAGCCTGCCTGCTGCTACTTCGCGTTTTGCATCGTTCGGTTCTGATCAGAAATTTTTAAGTGCGCATGAATCACCAATACCACTCGATTATAATGCCAGGGGAAGAATGATAACCTTTTCTACGCCCGATGGAAAAACAGGCAATGCTTATCTTGTTTCCGCCATAAGCAACACCAGCAATAGTTATCTATTTGTTTTTCATGAATGGTGGGGACTGAATGATTATGTGAAGCGCATGAGTGATTTATATTCAGACTCTCTAAAAAATGTGAATATAATAGCCCTTGACCTTTACGACGGTAAGGTTGCAACGGATGCCGAAGAAGCTGGAAAACTAATGAATGGACTAAATGAAAATCGTGTAAAGGCAATTATTGATGGTGCAATTTTATATGCCGGCAAGGATTCAAAGATTGCAACTATTGGCTGGTGTATGGGAGGAGGATGGAGCCTCCAGGGCGCTCTTGCTGCTGGCAGGCATGAAGCTGGATGTATTATGTTTTATGGAATGCCTGACAATGACGTGAATAAGTTGAAAACACTTAATAGTGATGTTCTATTTATCTGGGCTGATAAAGATCAGTGGATCAATGAAAAAGTGAAAGATGAATTTGTAAAGAATATGCAGGCCGCAGGTAAAAAACTTACTGTTAAAGAATACAATGAAGATCATGCTTTTGCCAATCCTTCAAACCCTCATTACAATCAGGCGAATGCGGCATCTGCACAACATATCTCAATAAATTATTTAAGAAGTTGTTTTCAATAG
- a CDS encoding cytidine deaminase translates to MIQDKEFHFSFREIDDITELPHALQELLVQSKNAVSNAYAPYSGFKVGASVLLENGTIVSGGNQENASYPVGLCAERVTLSAASALHSNNAVVALAVTACGINSHIDKPVAPCGICRQTILEYEERFNRNIEIILQGESGKIYWIFSVKDLLPLYFGNNDLTNTNHS, encoded by the coding sequence ATGATTCAGGATAAGGAATTTCATTTTTCATTTAGGGAAATAGACGATATTACCGAGCTACCCCATGCTCTTCAGGAGTTGCTTGTACAATCAAAGAATGCCGTTAGTAACGCGTATGCACCTTATTCTGGCTTTAAGGTAGGGGCATCAGTATTGCTGGAAAATGGAACTATCGTAAGTGGAGGTAATCAGGAAAATGCTTCCTATCCCGTTGGCCTTTGTGCCGAAAGGGTCACTCTTTCTGCTGCTTCTGCTTTACATTCAAATAATGCAGTAGTGGCCCTTGCAGTTACAGCATGTGGGATTAATAGTCATATAGATAAACCGGTAGCCCCTTGTGGAATTTGCCGGCAAACCATTTTGGAATATGAAGAGCGTTTCAATAGAAATATTGAAATAATTTTGCAGGGAGAATCGGGAAAAATCTACTGGATTTTTTCAGTTAAAGATCTGCTTCCCCTCTATTTTGGAAACAATGATCTAACAAATACTAATCATTCATAA
- a CDS encoding glycosyltransferase → MKRKKKIIVAPLNWGLGHASRCIPVIRELLKQEVNVLIAGNGGSLLLLQKEFPSLRCILLPGHTTRYPVTGHLVWNLIFQLPQIILSGIREHRAIKRIIRDEDIDAIISDNRYGLYSDKIPCILIIHQVFLMAPKGFKWLGKPANRINQYLINKFYCCWIPDYEGEENLSGDLGHSSFLPKSTNYIGPISRLSFYQTKKKRDVLILLSGPEPQRSFIEKILTQKILELINNSSGITFKFLMVRGIPERNETIELHPNFSKVDFMNSGLLNEAILSSEVVITRPGYSTVMDIAALQKKAIFIPTPDQAEQEYLSEYYFQKKLYYSESQSEIDLKRALENYNNFSGFKKVNDKPLLKNQIQWLLEQLD, encoded by the coding sequence ATGAAAAGAAAAAAGAAAATAATAGTAGCACCATTAAATTGGGGATTAGGCCATGCATCACGCTGTATACCTGTTATTCGCGAATTGCTAAAGCAGGAAGTGAATGTTCTAATAGCCGGAAATGGCGGTTCATTGCTTTTGTTACAGAAAGAATTCCCATCACTAAGGTGTATTTTATTACCAGGACATACCACCCGGTATCCTGTTACTGGTCATTTAGTGTGGAACCTAATTTTTCAGCTTCCTCAAATTATTTTGTCTGGGATACGTGAACATCGTGCGATAAAAAGAATAATAAGAGACGAAGATATTGATGCCATAATTTCCGATAATCGCTATGGTTTATATTCCGATAAAATTCCGTGCATCTTAATAATTCACCAGGTTTTTTTAATGGCTCCCAAAGGTTTTAAATGGCTTGGAAAACCTGCAAACCGAATTAACCAATACCTTATTAATAAATTTTACTGCTGCTGGATTCCTGATTATGAGGGAGAAGAAAATCTTTCCGGAGATCTTGGTCATAGTAGTTTTCTACCAAAGAGTACTAATTATATAGGACCTATAAGCCGTCTGAGTTTTTACCAGACAAAAAAGAAACGGGACGTGCTTATTTTGCTCTCCGGCCCCGAGCCGCAACGATCCTTTATCGAAAAAATACTTACCCAAAAAATTCTGGAATTGATAAATAATTCATCCGGAATCACCTTTAAATTCCTTATGGTAAGGGGGATACCTGAAAGGAATGAAACCATTGAATTGCATCCAAATTTCAGCAAAGTGGATTTTATGAATTCAGGATTATTGAATGAGGCCATTCTTTCTTCAGAGGTTGTAATAACGCGCCCTGGATACAGCACTGTTATGGATATAGCTGCATTACAGAAAAAAGCAATTTTTATTCCCACGCCGGATCAAGCAGAACAGGAATATTTATCCGAATATTATTTTCAGAAAAAATTATATTATTCTGAATCTCAGAGTGAGATTGACCTGAAGAGAGCTTTGGAGAATTATAATAATTTCTCCGGTTTTAAAAAGGTTAATGATAAACCACTGCTTAAGAATCAAATACAATGGCTACTGGAGCAGCTTGATTAA
- the murI gene encoding glutamate racemase, with protein sequence MNSNPIGIFDSGIGGLTVANAVLKQLPGEQIIYFGDTAHLPYGDKSSEAIQHYSTRISDFLLEQNCKVILIACNTASAAAFDAVKSHVGERVPVLNVIDPVVESITADKSLTKVGIIGTKGTIKSGVYEQKLKISRPDLEVVPLATALLASMIEAGFYNNSISQAIINSYLAYPDFSNIQAMVLACTHYPLIEKEVSSFFNHRIKIFESTVLVAENIKRLLEEKDLLSNRNKGSHRFFVSDFTDSFEQTTKVFFQEKIHLEHAPVRD encoded by the coding sequence TTGAACTCTAATCCAATTGGAATATTTGATTCTGGCATTGGCGGCTTAACGGTCGCCAATGCTGTTTTAAAGCAGTTGCCCGGAGAGCAGATCATTTATTTCGGTGATACTGCACATCTGCCCTATGGAGATAAATCTTCCGAAGCCATACAGCACTACTCCACCCGTATCAGTGATTTTTTACTGGAACAAAACTGCAAAGTCATCCTGATCGCCTGTAACACTGCTTCTGCTGCCGCATTTGATGCAGTAAAATCCCATGTTGGTGAGAGGGTGCCCGTATTGAATGTTATTGATCCCGTGGTGGAATCCATTACGGCAGATAAATCGTTAACAAAAGTGGGGATTATAGGTACTAAAGGGACTATTAAATCCGGGGTGTATGAACAGAAGCTAAAGATTTCACGACCAGACCTGGAGGTTGTACCTCTTGCAACTGCCCTTCTGGCTTCTATGATTGAAGCCGGCTTTTATAATAACAGCATCAGCCAGGCAATTATTAATTCTTATCTCGCGTATCCTGACTTCAGTAATATCCAGGCAATGGTATTAGCTTGTACGCACTACCCTTTAATAGAAAAAGAGGTTTCTTCATTCTTTAACCACCGGATAAAAATATTTGAGTCAACCGTTTTGGTGGCGGAAAACATAAAAAGGTTATTAGAAGAAAAGGACTTATTAAGTAACAGAAACAAAGGTTCACACCGTTTTTTTGTATCGGATTTCACAGATTCCTTTGAGCAAACAACAAAAGTTTTTTTTCAGGAAAAAATTCATCTGGAACACGCTCCTGTTCGGGATTGA
- the rocD gene encoding ornithine--oxo-acid transaminase, with protein sequence MISTQHLNHIGLEEKYGAHNYHPLPVVLSKGKGVFVWDTEGRRYYDFLSAYSAVNQGHCHPRIIEALTDQAQILTLTSRAFYNNQLGEYEQYITRMFSYDKVLPINTGVEAVETALKLTRKWAYQVKGIASNEAKIIVCADNFHGRTSGVISFSTDRQSTEGFGPYMPGYIIIPYNDLDTLQNALENPNIAGFLVEPIQGEAGVIVPNEGYLQNAFNLCKEKNVLFIADEIQTGLARTGKMLCCDYEDIRPDILILGKALSGGTIPISAVLADDEIMLTIKPGEHGSTYGGNPLACRVAIAALEVLKDEKLSENAFYLGNIFREELNNFENDTIISVRGKGLLNAIVVKPKKDKDAWDFCLALKENGLLAKPTHGDKIRFAPPLVINEEQIMECADIIKKTFGSF encoded by the coding sequence ATGATCAGTACCCAGCATTTAAATCACATAGGGCTCGAAGAAAAATATGGAGCCCACAATTACCATCCGCTTCCAGTGGTGTTATCAAAAGGAAAGGGCGTTTTTGTCTGGGATACAGAAGGCAGGCGATATTATGATTTCCTTTCCGCCTATTCTGCAGTAAATCAGGGTCACTGCCACCCGCGAATTATAGAAGCATTAACAGATCAGGCACAAATACTTACTCTTACTTCACGGGCTTTTTACAATAATCAATTGGGTGAATATGAGCAGTACATTACACGCATGTTCAGCTACGATAAGGTTTTACCCATAAATACTGGTGTTGAGGCGGTGGAAACTGCCTTAAAACTAACAAGAAAATGGGCATATCAGGTCAAGGGCATTGCCTCCAACGAGGCAAAAATTATTGTATGTGCTGATAATTTCCATGGCAGAACCTCAGGTGTAATATCCTTTTCTACAGATAGACAGTCTACAGAAGGCTTTGGACCCTATATGCCCGGTTATATAATTATTCCGTATAATGATTTAGATACCCTTCAAAATGCTTTGGAGAATCCCAACATTGCGGGGTTTCTGGTAGAGCCAATCCAGGGTGAGGCAGGAGTGATTGTGCCCAATGAGGGCTATCTTCAAAATGCATTTAATTTATGTAAGGAAAAGAATGTGCTGTTTATAGCAGATGAAATTCAAACCGGCCTGGCACGTACAGGTAAGATGTTATGCTGCGACTATGAGGACATTCGCCCAGATATTTTAATATTAGGAAAAGCATTATCAGGTGGAACCATTCCCATTTCTGCTGTACTGGCTGATGATGAAATCATGCTCACCATCAAGCCTGGCGAGCATGGATCCACCTACGGGGGCAATCCTCTGGCTTGCAGGGTTGCAATAGCAGCATTGGAGGTCTTAAAAGATGAAAAGCTTTCCGAAAATGCCTTTTACCTCGGAAATATATTCCGGGAGGAATTAAATAATTTCGAGAATGATACCATTATTTCTGTACGCGGAAAAGGTTTGCTAAATGCAATTGTTGTGAAGCCAAAAAAGGATAAAGATGCCTGGGATTTTTGTCTCGCATTAAAAGAGAATGGATTACTTGCCAAGCCTACTCATGGCGATAAGATACGCTTTGCCCCCCCTCTTGTTATCAATGAAGAGCAGATTATGGAATGTGCTGATATTATTAAGAAAACTTTTGGCTCTTTTTAA